In Phragmites australis chromosome 17, lpPhrAust1.1, whole genome shotgun sequence, the following are encoded in one genomic region:
- the LOC133897660 gene encoding uncharacterized protein At1g76070-like — MEKQKQKKHGRSRSFTGGGLASFLSSTVASSSSFPSRGNGRSSFNHRNAFSGPIVSIVPPEARGGAGSKRKQSGYRTPEPSSPKVSCIGKIKRSNSKTKKKVNPCGKNGGACPLPPRPTTTTEGRCRPMGSLVKRVFFQRSRSRSKSRDVRSSHGKGSNGVAAAPAPAGLGQMKRFTSGRAAFQDFDWREADIRSGRDQDDEEEEEEDGFVAHWAPLVLGGGVVASEPRKEANLWRRRPMAPPTPLQLP, encoded by the coding sequence ATggagaagcagaagcagaagaaGCACGGGAGGTCCAGGAGCTTCACCGGCGGCGGGCTGGCCTCCTTCCTCAGTTCCACCgtcgcgtcctcctcctccttcccgtCCCGTGGCAACGGCAGGTCCTCCTTCAACCACCGCAACGCCTTCTCGGGGCCCATCGTCTCCATCGTCCCGCCGGAggcgcgcggcggcgccggcagTAAGAGGAAGCAGTCGGGCTACCGTACGCCCGAGCCGTCGTCGCCCAAGGTGTCCTGCATCGGGAAGATCAAGAGGAGCAACTCGAAGACCAAGAAGAAGGTCAACCCGTGCGGCAAGAACGGCGGTGCCTGCCCGCTGCCTCCGaggccgacgacgacgacggaggGGCGATGCAGGCCGATGGGCTCGCTCGTGAAGCGCGTGTTCTTCCAGCGCAGCAGGTCGCGGTCCAAGTCGAGAGATGTACGTTCCAGTCACGGGAAGGGGAGTAACGGCGTGGCGGCCGCCCCGGCGCCGGCGGGGCTCGGTCAGATGAAGCGGTTCACGAGCGGGCGCGCGGCGTTTCAGGACTTCGACTGGCGGGAGGCGGACATCAGGAGTGGTCGTGATCaggacgatgaggaggaggaggaggaggacgggttCGTGGCGCACTGGGCACCGCTGGTGCTCGGCGGGGGCGTAGTGGCGTCGGAGCCGAGGAAGGAGGCGAACCTGTGGAGGCGGCGCCCCATGGCTCCTCCCACTCCGCTTCAACTTCCCTAG